The Nevskiales bacterium genome has a window encoding:
- a CDS encoding NAD(P)H-dependent oxidoreductase, which produces MTTLLKINSSILDTGNANRLADEFVVRWRAAHPQTRVIERDLTRNPLPHLDATTLTGFGTPAEQRTPAQQAAVAVSDALIDELRQADVIVLGVPMYNFGIPSPLKAWIDRVARAGITFRYTDKGPVGLLTGKKVYVLAARGGRYAGTAGDVQTAYLKQVLGFLGLTDIEFVYAEGLAISAESRAEAQAAASARIEALTARQAA; this is translated from the coding sequence ATGACCACCCTGCTCAAGATCAACAGCAGCATCCTGGATACCGGCAACGCCAACCGGTTGGCGGACGAATTCGTGGTGCGCTGGCGCGCGGCCCACCCGCAGACGCGGGTGATCGAGCGCGACCTGACGCGCAACCCCCTCCCGCACCTGGATGCGACCACGCTGACCGGCTTTGGTACGCCGGCCGAGCAGCGCACGCCGGCACAGCAGGCGGCGGTGGCGGTGTCCGATGCCCTGATCGATGAGCTGCGGCAGGCGGATGTGATTGTCCTGGGTGTGCCGATGTACAACTTCGGCATTCCCTCGCCGCTCAAGGCCTGGATCGATCGCGTGGCGCGCGCCGGCATCACCTTCCGCTACACGGACAAGGGGCCGGTTGGCCTTTTGACCGGCAAGAAGGTCTATGTGCTGGCCGCGCGCGGCGGGCGCTATGCCGGCACCGCGGGCGACGTGCAGACCGCCTACCTGAAGCAGGTGCTGGGCTTTCTTGGTCTCACCGACATCGAGTTCGTGTATGCGGAGGGCCTGGCCATCAGCGCTGAGAGCCGCGCCGAGGCGCAGGCCGCGGCCAGTGCGCGCATCGAAGCGCTGACCGCGCGGCAAGCGGCATGA